Sequence from the Cucumis sativus cultivar 9930 chromosome 1, Cucumber_9930_V3, whole genome shotgun sequence genome:
tttttcaagtttatcatttgataaacaaaagtaatattacatttttattgatatttgtatGAGTTCACGATCGaatgaatattttctttttataaatttgcaaaaaaatccacaaaacataaaatcgTCAATcatatgaaaaatttgaaatatatatatatttatttcctaattatttgttataattctcaaaatcaatgtatttttattaatatttccattattaaaattttaaagtttaggaaTTACGGTTcgatattaaaatttgtgtaaaattAAGATTTCAATATTTCCGTCCACATTGATATTCTAATAAAGAAATAGTCTatcatcaataaatttaattatattagtaATTCTTTAGTAACGTTGttgcatttaattattaacttcTTTATCCTTAtccttatttatataaataattttactaaaaccaatcttaataaagaaaactaattcTTTTTCACAATGATTCAAAACCCATTATTTGATAATGGAtgatgaatgaaaatgaaaatgaatctcagtttcttttcttcaagaGAAGTTAACAAAATCTCTCTCAAAGATTTCTTAACCATTGGTTAATTCTGAAAAGtaataatagttttgaaaaatagttacattttttttttgccatgcacacacacactaCCTTTAGTGATTCCACTACTCTTCATCCCTTTACTATTActattcattcatttattatatatcattatgAATATTTCTCTTGTAACTCTCACATAACCACTCTCCCTAATTACAATTAATGAAATGATTAACTTTTCTTAATCTTATTTGGTTCATTGGCGGCGCACGTTCTCCCattctctcttttaatttcaagtttaaattctattaacaacaacaataatgataatttCATTACTTCCAAATTCATCGTATCATTTTGTGaagcattatatatattacgtATTTTtgcctcttcttcttccccaaCTTCATAATCACTTATTCTCTCTTAACACATTGCAGAAAAATGGACCCTTCATGGAGGCCTAAGTGTGAGATCATGCCGTCCTTTGAAGATTCATATCCTTTTTCATGCAATCTTTCTCCAATCCATTTTAGGTAATACTTATTTCAACacgttctgtttttttttcataccttttatttaattttatttctaattacACTTTGTtatacaacaacaacaattaaCAATAGTTCATATAGATCAAGCTACAACCATAATTATTCAGGGCTGGATTGGAACTACGCCAATTTTGGGTTAcaagaaaacatttttgaaGAGTCTTTTTTGGACCCTGAAGATATTGTGCCTATTAACACTTATATATCAGGTAATTCATTCATATAATGCATTAAAAagtctttttttcatatatataaaaattggatctttgtgtgttttttgTCTGCAGAAGATGAGGTTGGGATTTGGAATGAAATGGATAATGGGGTATTTGGGGTTGTTGAGGAAGAGCCGCCATTGTTACTGCTGGAATGTGGAGAAAATgaggaaaaggaagagatgGTGGTGAGTAATAAGAAGGGGAAGAAAAGATCAATGCGTTTGAAATCAGAAAATGAATGTAGCAACAATAACAGTAATAATAATGGGAGCTGTTATTCATCATCAAAAATGTTGTCAAGAAAAGTAATACAAGAGTATTACTATATGCCTATAACTCAAGCTGCTAAAGAGCTTAATGTTGGACTTACTCTTTTGAAGAAGAGATGTAGAGAATTGGGTATAGGAAGATGGCCTCATAGGAAGTTGATGAGCATACAAACCCTAATCAAGAATATTAAggtatgtttttttcttgggTGTAGCATATGAAAACtcttctttcaaatgttttttcttcctcttatctCTTTGGTTTTGTGACTTGTGGAAACGTAGGTGTGAAAGGATATCCATATCAGTCAAATATGATACTTAGGGTTTGTAAGTGTGTGTCACATATTTGCAGGAGCTGATTGAAAAGGgagatgatgaagaaggaaATGGATCAGAGAATTATAAGTTGAAGAATGTATTGGAAATATTAGAGAATGAGAAGAAATTAATGGAGGAGAGACCAGATCTGCAGTTAGAAGACAACACAAAGAGGCTTAGACAAGCTTGTTTCAAAGCCaattacaagaaaagaaagctCTCTGGATTAATcatcaataataacaataacaacaacattGATGATATAAATTCCCAAAGTTATTTCTCATCCTCAACCACTACCATTGATGATCAAGACCATGATGATTATGATGAAGAGATGAAGTATCTCTTATCTGATTGCTCCTTTTCTTCTGCTAATTGCATGTtcatgtaataataataatgatataatatagagagaaaaaaagcatTATGTaatttgtgttaattatttttgttggatttgaTTTGGAGTTCATGATCAATCACAGCAaagattatatttaatttgatgatagAACAAAAGTATACgactatatattaattaacacaatctTACTACTAAAAAATGAGTCCTTTTTCCTTCCCATATTGTTATCATTCTATTTTTCCTAACTAtacttaataaattagtatagCTTTAAAAAAGACTTTActctcattctttttattacttaTCTACTTTAACGAGACATTCTTTCTCTATGTatcatttctttctctatACTTAATCGTTCCTTGATgatcatttcttttaaaaggaatattaaatttgtaatattctaaatttggggaaaaaaaaaagcatatgttaattgtttgatataataaattgtattGGAAGTTGGAAGTGTGAGAGATGATTGAGAGTTTCAATTCAACATTAATGGTGAAAACTGAAAATTACTAATCAACATTTAATTAGCACtacataatttttaatataattaccgtttcaatttttattaattatatttcatatatatatatataacattattataaaaaaattagacattattttttaaataaacattattagaaaaaattaatattaaaaatgagtGAAGTAATTATTGAGGACTCAAAATGAAATCGATGTATTGAGTATGTTTATGAACATTCCGGCAATTTTGAAGAACGTCGACGGAAGGCCAAATTGACGGTGGAGCATACCAAAAACGATTCAGAAGCTTAGTTTGAGTGGCCATTGATAGATGTGTGTCATCTTCCGCTCTCCTTCTATCCTCTCTTTGAAATACCACCAtcattctatttctttttctcacttcGAAAGAGAGCCTCTGATTTCTCTCATAAAATCATGCACCCACAAATCCCAATTGCTCCAAATCCATGCCCACATCATCACAACTTCTTCCATTCAAGACCCCATTGTTTCCCTCCGCTTCTTGACGCGTACCGCCTCCGCCCCTTTTCGCGATTTGGGCTATTCTCGACGACTCTTTGATCTTCTGACTAACCCATTTGTTTCTCATTATAATGCGATGTTAAGAGCTTACTCTTTGAGCCGTTCACCACTAGAAGGATTGTACATGTACAGAGACATGGAGAGGCAAGGAGTTCGTGCTGATcctttgtcttcttcttttgctgTTAAGTCGTGTATAAAATTGCTCTCGTTACTTTTCGGGA
This genomic interval carries:
- the LOC105436370 gene encoding protein RKD1; this translates as MDPSWRPKWLDWNYANFGLQENIFEESFLDPEDIVPINTYISEDEVGIWNEMDNGVFGVVEEEPPLLLLECGENEEKEEMVVSNKKGKKRSMRLKSENECSNNNSNNNGSCYSSSKMLSRKVIQEYYYMPITQAAKELNVGLTLLKKRCRELGIGRWPHRKLMSIQTLIKNIKELIEKGDDEEGNGSENYKLKNVLEILENEKKLMEERPDLQLEDNTKRLRQACFKANYKKRKLSGLIINNNNNNNIDDINSQSYFSSSTTTIDDQDHDDYDEEMKYLLSDCSFSSANCMFM